The DNA region caaaggagagagagaatttttattttctttgtgagtCTCCTTTTTCCCTCAAAAATATCATGACTGCTTTCTGGCCCAAGAGGTAgatttctagatttttcttttaaatatttggggACATCCTACCCTCAGGATAAAGCAGGAAATAATACCACTAGTTGGGGGGTTATCGCTGGTCACCAATTACAAATCTAAAATAAGCCAAGCAGATGTGACTTGTTTTCCTTGACCATTTGACTGAAGATGCCAGAGAGTGGGGTGTGACTCAACAAAAGTGACCTGATTTTCCTCAGGTGTGGGTGGTGGGCCTCAGTTACTCATCTCTACTGAGGTGCAATGGGTCGCTGAGCTCGAGGGGGGGGTCAGGCTctccctggggagcagaaggtggCCGCCGAAGAGGATCTGAAAGCAAAGCCATGTGTGAACTCAGTTCACATCCTGTACTCCACCTCCATCTTCCCAGCCTCTCACAAACTATGCCGAATCGTTTCACAAGACTGATCAGACTCAAACTCTGTGAATACACATTTGCCATTTAGTAGAACTGTTtttcaggaaggaaagagaagatgcCCATCAGCCGGGAACTGAGAACCAACTTAtttccagtgcttcacacaccCAAATCAAAGGATTTATATGACTTAACATGCCCCCAAATCTCTGTGGAATTGGTACTGAGCCATGCATGGTGGCACCTGTgacccagcaactcgggagactaaggcaggaggatctcaagttcaaggctagtctcagtaacttagcgagatcctgagcaacttagcgagaccctttctctaaataaaacatataaagggctggagatgtggctcagcagtgaagcacccctgggttcagtccctggtgaaaaaacaaaagatttcTGTTGGATGAGGCATGGAGAAAGTGAACTTGAGTACGAAAAAGTGACGCTACGTTGGAGAGAAGAAGACAGACCTTATGAAATAGCAGACCTCTAATTGGTACAAGTTCTGATAGCCCTCAAAATGAAGATACACAaaggtgtattttttttcaaaagggaaTCCCATGATTTGTTAAGAATATGTCATCAGCAGGTCCCTAAAGGAACAAAAATGTGCATTTGAGGGAATAAAACAATCAGCTGAGATTTTTCATGTTCTCTGGAGCGAGTCCTCTTTTTAATCACACAAATGCCAATTGCATCATTAAGTTGAGATTAGTTTAAGAGGAGGGGCTAAAAGCACATTTGATGGTTTTCCCTTGATGACTTGAGATAAGTTGGGGGGACATGAGTGACTTCCAAGTGTCTGAACTGAGCCACGGGACAAACTGTAGATGCTAAATACTAGGGAAGAGAAGATGATAAAAGGCTGAGGGAACAGATTTAGGGTTCAGTTGAGGTATTTTGCGTATGAGATGGCTAAGACATCCCAGAGAATATATAAATACGTAATTCAATACTTGAGTCTGGACCTCAAAGGTGTGATCTGGACTGAATAGAGGAAGACAGATGCTGCTCAAGATTGCAGAGCTGCTGGGCAGTGATTCAGGAGAGGGACGAATCCTTCCAACTCCATATTCACGGGTCTTCGTCTGACACGTGGATACCAGGGAAGTGGAATTTGTGCTTTAAACCTGGAGTTCCAGTCATCTTTCCTGACTGCTGTGCAGAACCCAGAACCAATATCTTATTCCCAATAttaaatcatatttctttttatcatgtgACTTGTGCTAGCAAATTTCTGTGTCCTGCCTTGAAACCCAGCTTCTGCTAAGCCCTCACCCTCTGTCCCACCCGGTGTGTCTGAATGTCAGTGAGTCTCAAAGATGTAAACAGAATTAAACTTTACCACCAGATTGCTAAACCACATGCAAAATAAAAGGCAACTGCACATTCTGGTACATGTCCTTTGATCCGTTGGCTTGGACTGGGAATGTCCATTGTCTAATAATGAGCAATGTGAGggtgaggaagggagagagaggaactgagagagagagagagagagagaaacgacTGTAAATATCATGGAGCAGATGGCAGAATAAATTCTAAAAGTAACTAAGAAAGAGCACCCAGAAGTCAAGGCAGATAAGAACTTAAGAAAGGACCAAGAAATGGTAGCAAAGTCAAAGTTAAACGCAAAgaatgggcttgggatgtggctcagcggtagagcgctcgcctcacacgttcaagaccctgggttctatcctcagcaccacataaaaataaataagtgaaataaagatactgtgtccaactactactaaaaaataaatattaaaaaaaaacgcAAAGAATGCTCACATTTTTCAACATGGGAGGCAGCGGTAAACGAGACCAAGGCCACTTCAATGGCGTGATCAGCACAAAACCCAGGTTTCTCTTAGCGGAGGCGAGCTTGGGAATCTAGAACTTTGAGACCTTACTTAAGAACAACAGTTCTAGAAGTTCATAGTCAAAGAGACGGAAAATGCAACATTAGCTACAGAAGAAGAGCCACCTTGACAGTGACATGTCACTCATGCAGGTGTGCGGGTGTGTATACAGGTTCTTTGCTGAAAAAATACCCACACAATTCCTGACACTTAACCAGAATTTAACACAGGGTGAATGGGTAAAAACCCATTTATTCTACTTTGGACAGCTGTAGCAGAAAGTTTTACCCTAATTTGCCCAACAGATTCCTGCAGTCAGTTCTATGCATCCATCCCGTTCGGTTCCTCTGGAGATCACTGCACCGTACTACAGGGCCCCTTCCTCTCCTGTGTCTTCCCAGCTCCCAGCCTAACCTCTCCTGTCCGGCCCTAACTACTCCCAGATGAAAGACACACACGGGAAAGGGAATGCATTTTTATGGGCAGGGGTTGCAGGATGGGGGAGGAATGACTACAACAAGCGGGAGACGTGGTTGATCTTCAACTTGGAGCGGAGCTGGACGTGTTTGTAACTGGCAAGCTGGAGCTGGAGTCAGAATTGGTTAAATACGTAGAGATTTTCAGGCAGCACTTGAGGTCGGGGAGGCAGGAGAGGTACTGAATTTCGTCGTGGCCGCAGGCGTCTCTGCACTTGCCTCCTCGGTAAAGCTCACACGGATTCCAGTGCTCCTTCTTGTTGTTGGATCTGAACAGGCCACCTGGGAAAGACAGCCACGGTCAGTTTCTGCGAAGCAGTGAGGACAGAGGTGAGGAAACGTGAGCAGAGCAAGAGAGAACAAGCACATTAAGTCACAGGACCTGGAGTCAAAACCACCTGCATCCAACCAGGGGCTCAGTCACTTACTAGTGCCATCTTTGATGAGATAATAATAGAACCAAGTTCCTAAAGCTTTTGTGATGGCTAAATTAGCAGATATAGAAAGCTCAGAAAGGCCTCTGGCATATAATAATTAGATATTAGGTGGTGTTGATAGGAATGTCTTTCCTGAGGATCCAGCGCTTCAGTGGCGGTCACTGTGAGCCCATGTGGGACACCTTCCAAAGTTCCTATAGGTTTGAGATCTCCTTACACACAGCTCCTCAGAGACACCAGGGTCAACTCAGAGACAGGACACACATATCTGAACCCTTAAGCATGCAGATCTTTACGCTTTGAAACACAGGCACAAACGTGGAAGTCTCTTTTTCTATATTGGCCCCAGAGAAACAGGTCCCAGGCAACACGAGCAGGGCAGTAGTGCATACGGGATCCCAGGCACAAGTCAGATCTTTCCACAGATTCACATTCACACATAAATGAAGTGTTTACACATGTGTTCACCTTAAAGACCCCTACCATGTGCCTTCCATATATGGCTAAAGcaccaggcttggtggtgcacacctgtaatcccagtggttcagaaggctgaggcaggaggatcgcgagttcaaagccagcctcagcaaaagcaaggcactaagtaactcagtgagaccctgtctctaaacaaaatacaaaatagggctttgGACATGACTCAGTGGTCTAGCGCCCCTGagtttgttagagtctgtaaacaagtctggatggagcctggcattttgccagagggagtggtttgtgaagtaacgccagcgagccattaagtgtggagattccttattggttgactgctgtatctagtttatgttaattagataagctgtgtagaatgtataaataccactcctgtcctacaataaacggcttccactcctgctgtatcaatgtacacaagttgttcatcacccccccagttattttgctgcagccggactgcggcatgagttcaaaccccagtacccgcccccccccaaaaaaaaggaaagaaaaagaaaatccatataTGGCTAAAGCCCACCCTGACAGCAACATGTGCacgtgcaggtgtgtgtgtgtgtatacaggtTCTTTGCTGAAAAATATCCACACAATTCCTGACACTTAACCAGAATTTAATAAATACTAGTCACCAATGGTATTAGttagctcttcttttccaaaGACAAAGGAGCTATTAGAAAGTGATATTAACCATCTATTACAGTATGATCCAGAATCTACTATGTATCGGATATTCTACAACTGATATCTCACTAAACCCACATAAAACCCTGCTATAATCTCCACTGTTTAGGTAAAGATCCTAAAGTTCAAAGAGAGACTCTGTTCTGTCCATATTCCCACAGCTCATACTCGACCAAGCCAGTATTCAAGTCCCGGCCCACATGCCATCAAGCCCAGGTCCTTTCCTCTGTGACACATTCCACCATGCGGCCAgcacaatggtttcattaatgaggttcttggcgtaaaagttagctagcagagatcgaaataaaacacacagactcagttaccttatttctatgaccaggtccgagacggctcccctctctggttcccacctctaaccgcccggcagggcagcaaggattacccagggctagcaggagagagagagcgagcacgccGGGCatcagccttttattggggaacaagagattcaggggagaattccatccaatgaaggttgaggggggggcgcactccaaggtcagggtcagtgattgggcccccggggtcagtggtcagtcacaccccgaCACGGacgggttctctcatcaggagagggccgGGAAAGTTCCCACACAGCCAGAACGCCTCAGACCCAAACTGGGAGTCTCccagtcacgtgtgagaatggctccccacatatcccccctttcttttcttaaCAATGAGGTGGCGGTTCACTCTCTGGAGTTTCTGTATTCTTGTTCTGAAGACTCGCCATCCTATGATTACAACGCAAAAGAGAATTAACAGCAAAGAGAATAATCCAATAATCTACCAAGCGGAGTGTTTAAGAATATTTCTAGGGTTGAATCCATTCAACTCCTTTAATATTTGGTTAGCCAAAGAAGAAGGATCCGaaaaatcagctctattattttggATGTCTTGGATATGGTGATGAAGTTCCAGAATATCCaagctattattactattttgccaaatacctaacaaatggtttttaaccttctcccaatcccagagagaagcattgtacttggcagctgtaacacacacatacttataattagcatggcatttaagcctttctttaaattttaaggctGAAAGTTCATTACCTATGTCTATAACAGTCGCCTCTAAGGCGTTTAATTTAGTttcaatcctttcatcaatatttacttgattacgcagagccttggaagtattttgagctaaattattaagaaattttgcatgctGAATATTCTGAGACAATGTCAGAGACGCAGAGATAACTGGGGCAATAAAAGAGACTAGAGCCAAAACACCAACAATTATAACTCCAATAGCACGTTTAGGTGTTGCTAACTGGGCATGAATTTGCTGTAAGACTTGAAAACCAGTATCAgcataccatggctctgaaatatttgcAGGTAATAAAACGAAGGAGGGCTGATGAAGTATCAGCActccttttcctccattatacCTAGTAATACAAATGGTTAGGTTACATTTATTACAAGTAACAATATATCTGTAATCtatccatttaacttttacatttccaataattaaaacataaggagattggacACAGGCTCGTAAGCCATAGCAAGATCCCTCTTTATAGTTCTTGCCGACAAATTTTGGTAAAggtttatctgtaaaatgtaagaattctgaggcagcaattaaacTTCAAACATCCTTTTGAACACCTCCTTCACTATAagtcaaaatattactaacaaatcCTGCAGGTGTCATAGCAAAATTTCTTCGTAATTGTCTCTTATCAATTTttggagaccagtctaaaatatacccactatctTTAGACACCTTATGTTGTATGGGAAGGGTATTTAAATAATCCATCCatctaggaaaggtgccaatTTCAATTGTAGAACTATTTGGACAGTGGGGTATCGGTGGaggttttgcagaaatgactggCTTGTCATGGGAAAGTCCCATCTTAATTACTGATCTAGTATAAGGTTTTAAGTCcccataaatagaattatttgtcaGTCTAGGTCTACCAATCGCTGTCTTTTCTTCGAATGATACTTTcagacagccagcatgtttatcgtgtgaccaacacaaaggtaattgggcactgtagccagaataattaaatctagtcacatgattgggagtaatatgagtatctgtaaatcctcccatcatgaatgagtcattagtaaatactggaatagattctccagtccacacagctgggtgTACCAGGGGTGGATCTGGGAAATATGTCCAGTAAGTGTCTACTTGATTCCCCTTTACCTGACAGCCCAGTAGGGCAATTACTGTTGCTATCATCATCCCGGGGTCCTGTTCTCTCCTAGGTGTCAAAGTATTCGGGAAGCCTGGGTTGTTAGCTTCTTCATGTCTTCCCATGAAATTAGCTTTTCGGCTGGTTCAatctggtctttcttcatccttttCCGATATCTCCTCCTTCTGGGTAGGGGCTCCTCCGGGTCGATCCTCAGTCGCTTGAATCTGGGCTCTATCTCCTCCATGTCTGATAGCACGTTCAGGCACCCAGATAGGACGAAAAGCACCTTCTGGGAAgatacaagcatgacctctgccccacatcATCACTGGGTCTGGGCCTTTCCACTGACCAGTCTGTAAATCTTTCCACAAAACTCTGCCTAAAGGGCCTGTTACTGAGGGAGACATTTGTCTCTCAGCAGCCGTGTGGCCTTCTGCgtcacagtttaaaaaatttaaaacaaacaaggcaTGATTAAGGCTATTTTGGGGAGTCACAACTCTATTCCCCccctttaatttttgtaattgaagcttaatagataaatgagctcgtTCCACAAATGGCTTGACCTTGGGGGTTATAAGGAATTGctgttttatgattaattttaagctcttggcaaaattgttgaaaagaagagcttacataagctggagcattatctgttttaatctgcATAGGGCACCCTAAAATGGAAAAAGCTGCTaagcaatgagaaattacatgttgaGTATTTTCCTTAGTACGtgctgtggcaaaaataaatctagaatcAGTGTCCACTATGACATGCACATAACATTGTTTACCAAATTGAGGAATATGAGTCAAATCCATTTGCcatatttgatttggttttaatccacGGGGATTTACCCCTGATGGCAGAGATGGAGTGTGAATAACACACTTAGGGCATGGGCTTACAATCTGATGAGCTTGTTCTCTGGTAATATTAAACTTTTTACGTAAGCTTGAAGCATTTTGATGATGCAAGGAATGGGAAGCTAGTGCACAGTCATATAAAGACATCTGTTGACAAAAAGCTACTCATTTATCAATTttgtcattacctgaaactaaGGGTCCTGGAAGATTAGTATGGGCTCGTATGTGTCCCATGAAACATGGGTACTTTCGCATTAGCACTGTCttttgtaaattatgaaataattcaaataactccTGTGATGAAGTATACCCAATAactgaagtttcaatatttttggtaactccgactgcatataagctgtcagaataaatattaataggctcaTTTGAAAAGTAATCTAAGGCACAAATCAGAGCTTGAAGCTCTACTCTTTAGGCAGAAGTATAAGAAGTTTATATTATCTCTGTGTGAACATGActataaaaacctgctttacctgagTTAGAACCATCCGTGAACACCGATAAAGCTTCATCTATAGGATGTGCACCtacaatctttggaaaaataagtgaccTTAATGATGCAAATTGTATAATCTTATCACGAGGATAATGGCTATCTATCTGGccaggaaaatcagcaaaagctatCTGCCATGAGCTAGAAGTTTGAAAAAGCCAATTAGTCtgttgaacagaaaatggaataattatgatATCAGGCTCAGATCCAATTAATTGTAATATCCTAGTTCTGCCCTTAATTACTAATTGAGCTATGGAatcatgaaaaggaattaatgttTTTTGAGGGGAGTGGGATAAATAAATCCACTCAATAACTCCTAATCTTTGCCATATGGCTCCTATTGGGGTATGTtcagttggaaatattaataaatacactatTTCTTTAGGATCAATTCTAGTAagctgtgcatttttaattgcatATTCCACTCTCCTTAAAGCTGTTTTAGCTTCTAAGGTTAGCTGacgtggagaggttggagagggaTTTCCttgtaatatctgaaataaaggacttaacttagaagtagttagttttaaggatggcctcagccaattaatatctcctaatagtttttgaaaatcattaagggtatGTAACTCCTTAACTCTTATCTGAAGATTTTGAGGACAGATTGTACATCCTTGAATTATCTGACCTAGATATTGAAAAGGAGAcaccttttgaattttttgaggagCTATGCATAAACCCATTGTTGTAAGTGAAGTCTCTAACTGAGTAAAAATTCCTGAAAGTATACCTCTGGATTAGCATGAgccaataatatatcatccataaaatgaataatatacgCATCAGGAAAGCCATTTCTTATGGGATCCATCGCCTGGTCAACGTATTTTTGGCACAGTGCAGGACTATTACGCATTCCCCAGGGCAGTACTTtccagcaatatcttttaacaggttccttaaaattaattgctgggacAGTGAAAGCAAATCTTTCACAATCTCCAGGATGTAACCTTATAGAGAAAAAGCAGTCTTTTAAATCTATTACCATCAAGCTATAATCTAAAGGGATGGCTGTGGGGGAGGGAAGTCCTGGCTGTAATGATCCCATAGGCCGAATTGCATGATTTATCGCCCTTAAATCCTGTAGCAATCTCCAATTTCCTGACTTTTTCTTGATAACAAAAATAGGTGTGTTCCAAGGACTAAGCGTTGGTTCAATATGACCAGCCTGAAGTTGTTCCTCAATtaacttatgaattattttaagctTTTCCCCTGAGATGGGCCACTGAGAAACCCATATAGGCTCCTCTGTGAGCCAGGTGATTTTTTCAGCTGTCTTAGGGATCGGGGAAGTACTCAGGGACCCTAGTAAAAATTTTGGCTTGGAGCATTTACTAATCTTTGTTGTGGAGACTGGTTGGTAAACAGATCCTCTTCCTGAAGAGTCTTCTTATCATCTCCAGGAAAATACCTCTGATTAACTTCCTCAACTGACCTTATAGAGTTTGGAGTAACTAATAACAATCCCATTTTGGCTAAAATATCTCTTCCCCATAGGTTGGCTGGTAAAGACTCTAACACACAAGGCTTAAATACTCCACTGTTCCCATCAGAATCTTCCCAACGGAGATAGTTGGCACTTAGAGCGGGCTGTGAAACCTGTCCTATTCCCTCTAGGTTAGCTGGTGCTACATGTAAAGGCCAGTTCCTAGGCCAGAATCTACTAGAAAAGACAGAGATATAAGCCCCTGTGTCTACTATTCCTAggaactttttattattaattttaagttcTAATAAAGGGGGTTCTTGTAGTACTAACTGTGACCAGTATACTCTGCCCGGCGATTTAGAAACTGAATCTACCAGCAGGTGCCTTCCTGAGTCACAAGGCAATAATATTAATTGGGCAAATGTATCCTTTGGAGTGAGCCTTAGGGCATAATTGGACCTTACAGTAACATTTAATTGACCTTTAAAATTTGAATCTATCACACCAGGTATCACCTCAATGGCTCCCTTTAAATTATTACATCCCAAAATTAAACCTATAGTATTATCCCAGTAGGGATTTGTTCTGGCCCTGTTTCAGGATTTACTTCAACTGTCCTTGAAGGTCCTAAGAAAACTGTCTGCGATCTCTGTTCCGGTAAAAATCGCGGGCTGTCCTGGTCGGCTCCAGTGACGTCAAACTGTGCGACCTCTCCTCAAATTCCCCGTATTGTTGCTCGGCCTGGGGAGGGGCCGACCGGAAGTTTTTTGTCCTCCCGCTAGGAGGAAATGATGGTGAGGAGGCGGGCTGATCCACGCCATCTTGATCCGCCACGTGGGGTTGAGTTCTGCAATATCTATTATCGCCAGTAGATAGAGCCCTGAACTTAAAATTGCGCATGCGACACTCGCAtgcaaaatgattatttttcccaCAAACGTAACATCTCCCATGGGACTTTTGTCTTAAATCCTGTGGCCTCAAAGTTTCTTTTAGTGCCACGGCTAGGGCTACTATCTGCAAATGGGTAGAGTCTATGTCAGAACATAAGCGGATAAACTCAGAAATTGTCCCTTTTTTACAGTGTGGCCTGAGAACATCTTGACAGTacttatttgcattttcaaatgccaaTTGCCTAACAATGAACTCACTCACCCCTGGGTCCCCAATCCACCTGTTTGCAGCCTGGTACAATCGGGCTACGAAATCTGAGTACGGTTCACTGGCACCCTGTCTGATTTTGGTAAGAACTAAATTGGATTGGTCTTTGGAGACAATCTGTCTCCAGGCACGTTTCACACAGTTATTTGATTGTATACtacaaattcataatttaacTGTCTTTCTAAATCAGCAAAATCACCTGTCCCTAGAAACATTTCTACTGGCGTTTCTATATcctgtcttttgttcttttctgcCTGTTCAGTTCAAAAATCAGTCCAATAAGTTCTCCAGAGCAAGAAACCTCTCCCGCTCAGACAAGATCTGGCTAAAGAAATCCAATAGCTAGGAGGAAGGGGCTGTgagcaaatattttctatcagGCTCTGTACAAAAGGCGAATTTGGACCATACGTCTCACATGCACTTTTTAGTTCCTTAATGGTTTTAAATGGGATTACAGCATGAACTCTAACTCTCTGATCTTGCTCATTAACTTgctcaaaaactggaaaaagttgAAAACCGCTAGTATCCTCCTCCGATTCTTGAGCCTTCTTAATGCCTCTCTGGACTGGAGTAAGAAAAGTCATTGTTAATCCAGCAAACCTATTAAATTTTGTCCTTTTAGCAGGTACTGGCTGAATTCGAATAGCCTGGGCAGGCGGTGTTAAACGCAGCCTGTTAAAATTTCTCTGTAAGTCCTGAATTTCAACGTCTGATTTTTCTCCCTCAGACCGCAAGTCATGGTCAGACTCTGCGCTGTCGCCATTTTGAAATTGGGCTTCTAAGCCACGTGGTGGAAAAGAACTCTGGAGATTCCTCTAGGAATCTCTTCTGGATTTTCCTCCCCAGGAAGATCGTCTACCTCTTCCGGGGAACTTTCTAGGACTCTCTATAATCTCCTTGCGGGCTAGCCTGATCTTGCAAGTTTAAGTTCACATTTTTAAGCTTTGGCTTGGCCACTAGTGCCTTTGTTTTTAAACGGCTTAAAGGAAAGGGAATTAACTTAGCCTCAAGCGgattttccatttgaatagacCTAACAGCCCTCTGAATGCCTTTTAACAGGTCTTCAGGGGGCCACAAACTCTGGCCCATATATTCAAAAAGACAAACTTCTAGAGCCGTCCAAGTTTTCTGAATATTATCTATGCCTCCAGGTAATTAATTAGAAAGACAGACTTTTTGTAACTTCCTTCCTAATTTCTCCCAAGTAAGTAAATCTGGAGACTCTTGTTCATAAAACCAAGGACAATATTCACCtacaatctttaaaaattctaataactgagttttctttatctgttttcctttctgattaattATACTGTCTAAAATAGTCAGATACATTTCCTTATCCATAGAAgttgaatttcccattttaattaatttaacgaCTCTTTCCTTCAATATCTTCAGGTACTTTTGTGACCCAAATTGTCACCActtcctttatctttattttttatctttatctttatagCGCGCTCCCACTCAATCTAGCTAATCTAGAATGCCCCACGTTGGGCGCCAATTCCACCATGTGGCCAgcacaatggtttcattaatgaggttcttggcataaaagttagctagcagagatcgaaataaaacacacagactcagttaccttatttctatgaccaggtccgagacggctcccctctctggttcccacctctaaccgcccggcagggcagcaaggattactcagggctagcaggagagagagcgCAAGCGCtccagggagtagccttttattggggaacaagaaattcaggggagaattccatccaatgaaagTTGAGGGGGGGCCGTACttcaaggtcagggtcagtgattgggcccccggggtcagtggtcagtcacacccccacacggacgggttctctcatcaggagagggccgGGAAAGTTCCGACACAGCCAGAACGCCTCAGACCCAAACCGGGAGTCGCccagtcacgtgtgagaatggctccccacaaCACATTCCTTCTCTATGAGAGGATTTCATAGGTAACGTCTCCCTGCGTCATGTCTGAAAGACCCGGGGCCTTCTACAGCTTGTTCAACAGACAATCCCAAATCCTCAGTTCAGTATTCAAGGACTCTTTCAAACATTCCCCCATCTGTCACCCCCACGGCCATCGTCAACACTGACTCTGTGCCAAGCCACCCCATTTCTAACCGCACTGAGGGCTccagttaataaataaattgattcactattaacatttaaaaaagtgGGACAGAGAAAGTTTGATGTTATTACCTGCATGGAAAGAGGAGCCCTGTGCCAATGTTTTCAAATTCAGGGGAAGTTGGAGAACAGGaagggaaataaagaagaaaagaaaaaatgcctTGGTGGTGCCTTAACATTTGGGAgctggtatatatatataaactgccCCCCAAATCCAGAGGAGGAACTGGATTATTACATCAGCAGCCGCTGGTTAATCAGAGGGAATCAAAAATGGCTTATTCTCCACCATCGGGGTACCTCTGTGTGTCCCACCTTGATCCTCGCCCCCATCATGGGGCCTGCTCTTTGTGTCCCCCTCTCTTTGTTCACAGGAAAAGACCTGCAGGGGTCCTCCTTAGAGTGACACCCATGTTCTTCTGACTGCCACCTGACCTGGGGGACTTCCCCCATCTCCCAAAGACACAGAATGGAAGTGAGGACACACAAGATCCCCTCTCTGAGGTTACCAGAGGGACAGGTGGGGACCCTGAAGATCTGGCAAGCTACCCTTCCCTTAACCCCTCCACATGGCAGCCCCCAGAGGATTATACCTACAGtggtataaaaaaaaactttttaaataaagttttgtcATAAAACTGTATCACTTCTCACTCCTAGGTCATTTCTAACCCATTTCTACTTTGTCGTGCGTGGCCACAGATTTCAACACCCATGTGGTAGAAACAGCACCTTGGTGATCCCTTCATCTTCAGATGGAGGTCACAGGAGACCTCTCC from Ictidomys tridecemlineatus isolate mIctTri1 chromosome 5, mIctTri1.hap1, whole genome shotgun sequence includes:
- the Defb116 gene encoding beta-defensin 116, whose translation is MIATVIALLGCQWLSFPGGLFRSNNKKEHWNPCELYRGGKCRDACGHDEIQYLSCLPDLKCCLKISTYLTNSDSSSSLPVTNTSSSAPS